A region of Mesorhizobium sp. M3A.F.Ca.ET.080.04.2.1 DNA encodes the following proteins:
- a CDS encoding cytosine permease, with protein sequence MTKVADDFLVEADKSAWPLLPGERTWGGWRLGISLATAAAATWCYIIGEYVGYYLGFWRGFATLFAGSMIGMLIVALAAVPVCIRFGVDSIASAKPQFGTSGWIIPAMLQFISIVGWNSLLLIFFGRSTTQLFYALGIISEGSGAVLVPITVVVAVSLTFFFLLKGSLGVDRVAKVLVAHVFIGFWMLYVLLTHEWDKLISAVPASANADAQWNYVTGIEIGIVSLLSWWPYIGAMVRMAPNGRTAALPIMLGMGAPVPLLCAIGIAGILVLQVSDPAQWLRTIGGPIYGVVALIFVAAANLGTAVAGVYASSIGLRHIPVLSRSPWPVLLAISLAPVAIVGLLIPEMFFANFGTFLAFIGLGFAPLCGIQIVDYYFIRRGNVNVRGLFETGPNAAYRYWGGFNPASIIAMVCGFVTYNYILNPISYASRFPYEYLTASLPTAVVGGGVYWLLTILFVRPAGKGGY encoded by the coding sequence ATGACAAAGGTTGCTGATGACTTTTTGGTTGAAGCCGACAAGAGCGCATGGCCACTTTTGCCAGGTGAGCGCACATGGGGAGGCTGGCGATTGGGTATTTCTCTCGCCACCGCTGCCGCGGCAACCTGGTGCTACATCATCGGGGAGTACGTCGGCTACTACCTCGGTTTCTGGAGGGGCTTTGCCACACTTTTCGCCGGAAGCATGATCGGCATGCTTATCGTTGCTCTAGCGGCAGTTCCAGTCTGTATCCGTTTCGGTGTCGATTCAATCGCCTCGGCAAAGCCCCAGTTCGGTACCTCGGGGTGGATCATCCCGGCCATGTTGCAATTCATATCGATTGTCGGTTGGAACTCGCTGCTGCTGATATTTTTTGGGCGGTCGACCACACAGCTTTTCTATGCTCTTGGCATTATCAGCGAAGGGTCTGGCGCCGTGTTGGTGCCAATCACCGTTGTCGTTGCTGTGTCCCTGACCTTCTTCTTTTTGCTGAAAGGCTCTCTGGGAGTCGATCGCGTCGCAAAGGTTCTGGTCGCCCATGTGTTCATTGGTTTCTGGATGCTCTACGTGTTGCTTACCCACGAATGGGATAAGCTCATCTCGGCGGTGCCAGCTTCTGCTAACGCCGACGCGCAATGGAATTACGTAACGGGGATCGAGATCGGCATCGTCTCGCTGCTGTCCTGGTGGCCCTATATAGGCGCTATGGTACGAATGGCCCCCAACGGGCGCACCGCGGCTCTTCCGATCATGCTAGGAATGGGCGCGCCGGTTCCGCTTTTGTGCGCGATCGGAATTGCAGGCATTCTGGTTCTTCAGGTCTCCGATCCTGCGCAGTGGTTGAGAACAATCGGCGGACCGATTTACGGCGTTGTCGCCTTGATTTTCGTGGCAGCGGCCAATCTCGGAACTGCAGTGGCCGGCGTCTACGCCTCCTCGATAGGACTCCGCCACATTCCCGTTTTGTCGAGATCCCCATGGCCGGTACTTCTGGCGATCTCCTTGGCGCCAGTGGCTATCGTGGGGCTGCTAATACCTGAGATGTTTTTTGCAAACTTCGGGACTTTCCTGGCGTTTATCGGACTTGGATTTGCTCCACTTTGCGGCATCCAAATTGTGGATTACTATTTCATCCGGCGTGGCAACGTGAACGTTCGTGGCCTTTTTGAGACCGGCCCCAACGCCGCGTATCGATATTGGGGCGGCTTCAATCCTGCTTCGATCATTGCAATGGTCTGCGGATTTGTGACCTACAACTATATTCTCAATCCTATATCCTACGCGAGCCGCTTTCCTTATGAATATCTGACGGCATCGCTTCCGACCGCCGTCGTGGGCGGAGGTGTCTACTGGCTTCTGACGATCCTTTTCGTGCGCCCGGCCGGAAAGGGAGGATATTGA
- a CDS encoding ABC transporter substrate-binding protein: MSTERKATNCLATVSEINRREFIGGAAAAGITALVANSMISSSAKAQTPQKGGILRAGMQGGATTDSLDPAVWTSQVPYCFGRQWGEQLVQIDAAGAAQPALATEWGSSKDAKVWTFKIRKGVQFHNGKEMTPADVVATMERHSDAKSQSGALGIMGGIAGVKADGDTVVFTLKDPNADLPFLMDDYHLMIQPNGGKDNPTAGIGTGPYKIAVNEAGVRLGGEKFANYWRDDRGFADQIEIIVVNDTTARTAALQGGQVHMINRVEPKIVNLIKRAPGVTVHNVAGRGHYVFIMHCNTVPFDNNDLRLALKYALNREEIVQKILMGYGSVGNDTPINKAYPLYTELEQRKFDPEKAAFHYKKSGHSGSVLLRTSDVAFPGAIDAAQLYQQSAAKCGIKIEVRREPGDGYWSSVWNKQPFCASYWSGRPTQDQMFSTAYYSKADWNDTRFFNEKFDKMLFQARAELDHDKRKAIYADMGSIVRDEGGVIVPMFNDFIDAVGPKVGGWAPNGNEELMGGYALSKCWVTG; this comes from the coding sequence ATGTCGACTGAGCGCAAAGCCACAAATTGTCTAGCTACCGTCAGCGAAATCAATCGACGCGAATTCATTGGTGGCGCGGCAGCAGCCGGAATAACAGCACTAGTCGCTAATTCAATGATCTCGAGCTCCGCGAAAGCGCAGACGCCGCAGAAGGGCGGCATCCTGCGGGCCGGCATGCAGGGCGGCGCTACGACAGACAGCCTTGATCCGGCCGTATGGACAAGCCAGGTGCCTTATTGCTTCGGGCGCCAGTGGGGCGAGCAACTTGTCCAGATTGACGCCGCCGGCGCGGCGCAGCCGGCGCTCGCCACTGAGTGGGGCTCCTCCAAGGACGCGAAGGTCTGGACGTTCAAGATCCGCAAAGGCGTGCAGTTCCACAACGGCAAGGAAATGACGCCGGCCGACGTCGTAGCCACCATGGAGCGTCATTCAGACGCAAAGTCCCAGTCAGGGGCGCTTGGCATCATGGGTGGCATCGCCGGCGTCAAGGCAGACGGCGACACTGTCGTATTCACGCTGAAGGACCCCAATGCCGATCTGCCATTCCTGATGGATGACTACCACCTGATGATCCAGCCAAACGGCGGCAAGGACAATCCGACAGCGGGCATTGGCACAGGGCCGTACAAGATCGCGGTAAACGAAGCTGGCGTTCGGCTTGGCGGCGAGAAGTTTGCTAATTACTGGCGTGATGATCGCGGCTTTGCCGATCAAATCGAAATCATTGTCGTCAATGACACGACTGCCCGTACTGCGGCCTTGCAAGGCGGACAAGTCCACATGATCAACCGAGTTGAGCCAAAGATTGTCAACCTGATCAAGCGGGCACCAGGGGTTACAGTCCACAACGTTGCCGGGAGAGGCCATTACGTCTTCATCATGCATTGCAACACGGTGCCATTCGACAATAATGATTTGCGTCTGGCTCTAAAATACGCCCTCAATCGTGAGGAGATAGTCCAGAAGATCTTGATGGGTTATGGCTCAGTTGGCAACGACACGCCCATCAACAAGGCCTATCCGCTTTACACTGAACTTGAGCAACGCAAGTTCGATCCCGAAAAGGCGGCATTCCACTACAAGAAGTCAGGCCACAGCGGCTCAGTGCTACTGCGCACATCAGACGTCGCCTTCCCTGGCGCGATCGACGCCGCGCAACTCTATCAGCAGAGCGCCGCCAAGTGCGGTATCAAGATCGAAGTCAGGCGGGAGCCGGGAGACGGCTACTGGTCGAGCGTCTGGAACAAACAGCCGTTCTGCGCCTCCTACTGGAGTGGCCGGCCGACCCAGGACCAGATGTTTTCTACCGCCTATTACTCCAAGGCCGACTGGAATGACACGCGCTTCTTCAACGAGAAGTTCGACAAGATGCTGTTCCAGGCGCGCGCCGAGCTTGACCACGACAAACGCAAGGCGATCTACGCCGACATGGGGTCGATTGTACGCGACGAGGGTGGAGTTATTGTACCCATGTTCAATGACTTCATTGACGCTGTCGGGCCGAAGGTCGGCGGATGGGCTCCCAATGGCAACGAGGAACTGATGGGCGGCTATGCGTTGTCGAAATGCTGGGTAACCGGCTGA
- a CDS encoding aldolase/citrate lyase family protein has translation MTPNRLKKLWAEGKPTINGWCSIGNSFVAEIMANQGYDSVTIDAQHGALDYSHILSMLQAMLASGTVPMVRVPWMEPGIIMKALDAGAYGIICPMVSTAAQAAEFVSYMRYPPLGQRSYGPTRVSFSAGSNYASEANDEILAFAMIETAQGMAELKEIATTPGLDGIYVGPADLTLGLTKGRLPAGFDREEPEIIVALQEIASVCRASGIRAGLHCATPEYAQRAVGWGFDMTTVASDVRLLSSSAGASVSKFRSLLAQPATMGKNAAY, from the coding sequence GTGACCCCAAATCGACTGAAAAAGCTATGGGCAGAAGGCAAGCCCACCATCAACGGCTGGTGCTCGATCGGCAACTCGTTCGTCGCCGAGATCATGGCGAACCAAGGCTACGACTCCGTGACGATCGACGCGCAGCACGGTGCGCTCGACTATTCCCACATACTCTCCATGCTTCAGGCGATGCTGGCGTCGGGCACCGTGCCGATGGTCCGGGTGCCATGGATGGAGCCCGGGATTATCATGAAGGCTCTAGATGCCGGGGCATACGGCATCATCTGCCCGATGGTCAGCACCGCCGCGCAGGCAGCGGAATTTGTCAGCTATATGCGCTATCCGCCGCTTGGCCAGAGAAGCTACGGGCCCACGCGGGTCTCGTTCTCGGCCGGCAGCAACTACGCCAGCGAGGCGAACGACGAAATCCTTGCTTTCGCGATGATTGAGACCGCTCAAGGCATGGCTGAACTCAAGGAAATTGCCACTACGCCCGGCCTTGACGGTATTTATGTCGGCCCGGCCGATCTCACCCTTGGCCTGACGAAAGGCCGCCTTCCAGCGGGATTTGATCGCGAGGAACCCGAGATCATTGTCGCCCTGCAGGAAATAGCATCGGTTTGCAGGGCAAGTGGCATCCGAGCCGGCCTCCACTGCGCGACGCCAGAATATGCCCAGCGAGCTGTTGGGTGGGGCTTCGATATGACGACAGTGGCGAGTGATGTGAGGCTGTTGTCATCGTCGGCAGGCGCGAGCGTCAGTAAATTTAGATCACTTCTCGCTCAACCAGCCACGATGGGCAAGAATGCAGCGTACTAG
- a CDS encoding helix-turn-helix domain-containing protein, with amino-acid sequence MARRQLSTAIGDRRGAKQTDEAADLAVGARLKVLREAAGISQRELAKRSGVTHATISLIEQESHAPSLVSLHRILQAFPVSLADFFALPISQTNVIFAEAQELTVVFRGETDIRMLAAERRDKRLQLFFEHYQPGAGTGEEPIIHQGETAAMVIQGTVEVEAGGLVRRIGPEGGFQVLNGEPYKLKNIGDEIAVVVCACTPPMI; translated from the coding sequence TTGGCACGCAGACAATTATCGACCGCAATCGGCGACCGGCGGGGCGCAAAGCAGACCGACGAGGCGGCCGATTTGGCTGTGGGAGCGCGCCTAAAGGTTCTGAGAGAGGCCGCAGGCATTTCCCAACGCGAACTGGCCAAGCGGTCTGGTGTGACCCACGCTACGATTTCGCTTATCGAACAGGAGTCGCATGCGCCATCGCTGGTTTCTCTGCATCGCATTCTCCAGGCCTTTCCTGTGAGTTTGGCGGACTTTTTTGCTCTGCCGATCTCCCAGACAAATGTGATTTTCGCCGAAGCTCAGGAGTTGACAGTCGTCTTCCGCGGCGAAACGGATATCCGCATGCTGGCCGCGGAGCGCCGAGACAAGCGGCTACAGCTGTTTTTCGAGCACTACCAGCCCGGCGCGGGAACCGGGGAGGAACCGATCATTCACCAGGGAGAGACGGCCGCTATGGTGATCCAAGGTACTGTCGAGGTCGAAGCCGGTGGTTTAGTTCGCCGCATTGGACCGGAAGGCGGATTTCAAGTCCTTAACGGCGAGCCGTACAAGCTTAAAAACATCGGAGATGAGATTGCTGTCGTTGTGTGTGCATGCACTCCTCCAATGATTTGA
- a CDS encoding sugar ABC transporter ATP-binding protein, protein MASAAQALDCSQSDCVLEIDNVTKSFPGVLALDGVSLRIKRGTVHALMGENGAGKSTLMKIAAGIIQPDSGAIRLHGRDVRLANPLQALQSGIAMIHQELNLMDSMTVAENIWIRREPKNRLGLIDHAEMRRRTVEAFRQLEVDIDPDIRVGKLTVASQQMVEIAKAVSYESDVLIMDEPTSALTEREVGQLFRIIRMLRAKGKGIIYITHKMDELFEIADEVSVFRDGKYIDTRPSNAVTRNDVIRMMIGRELTQMFPKQTVPIGDVVLRVRDLCLAGVIENISFEVRAGEILGVAGLVGSGRSNIAETIFGISPATSGSIEVGGKSVSIGSPREAMKNGMALLTEDRKASGCFLTLGIQENTQMAALQSAYVRCGFVERGKLSLDAGRMVQTLHVKTPSMRQPIVYLSGGNQQKVLIGRWLLTNPKILILDEPTRGVDVGAKAEIHSLISRLAGSGAAVVMISSELPEVLGMSDRIMVVHAGRVTGILGRHEADQHKIMELASA, encoded by the coding sequence ATGGCAAGCGCGGCACAAGCACTTGATTGCAGCCAGTCTGATTGTGTTCTGGAAATCGACAATGTGACCAAATCATTCCCCGGCGTGTTGGCACTTGACGGCGTTTCGCTCCGGATAAAGCGGGGGACGGTGCATGCGCTCATGGGAGAGAATGGCGCCGGCAAATCCACGCTGATGAAAATTGCCGCCGGCATTATCCAGCCGGACAGTGGCGCCATTCGTCTGCATGGTCGGGACGTTCGTCTTGCCAATCCGCTCCAGGCACTGCAGAGCGGAATCGCGATGATCCATCAAGAGCTTAACTTGATGGATTCGATGACGGTTGCTGAAAACATCTGGATAAGGCGTGAGCCCAAGAACCGCTTGGGCTTGATCGACCATGCCGAAATGCGCCGTAGGACAGTCGAGGCGTTCAGGCAGCTTGAAGTCGACATCGATCCCGACATCCGGGTCGGCAAGCTGACGGTCGCAAGCCAGCAGATGGTCGAGATTGCCAAGGCGGTGTCCTACGAATCCGATGTCTTGATCATGGATGAACCAACGTCGGCTTTGACCGAACGTGAGGTAGGGCAGCTCTTCCGGATCATCCGCATGCTGAGGGCGAAGGGCAAAGGCATCATCTACATCACCCACAAGATGGATGAGCTCTTCGAAATCGCCGACGAGGTATCCGTATTCCGGGATGGCAAATACATCGATACCAGGCCGTCCAACGCCGTCACCCGCAACGACGTGATCCGCATGATGATCGGGCGTGAGCTCACCCAAATGTTCCCCAAACAGACGGTGCCGATCGGGGATGTGGTGCTTCGCGTCAGAGACCTGTGCCTGGCGGGCGTCATTGAAAATATTTCGTTCGAGGTCCGCGCGGGAGAAATCCTTGGCGTTGCTGGTCTTGTGGGATCGGGCCGATCAAATATTGCCGAAACGATCTTCGGCATTTCTCCCGCCACCTCGGGATCGATCGAAGTTGGCGGAAAGTCAGTTAGCATCGGGTCTCCGCGGGAGGCCATGAAGAACGGCATGGCCCTTTTGACGGAGGACCGAAAGGCATCAGGCTGTTTTCTCACGCTGGGGATTCAGGAGAATACCCAGATGGCGGCCCTCCAGAGCGCTTATGTAAGGTGCGGCTTCGTGGAGCGAGGGAAGCTGTCGCTGGATGCCGGCCGGATGGTCCAGACGCTTCACGTCAAGACCCCCAGCATGCGCCAGCCCATTGTCTACCTCTCGGGGGGCAACCAGCAAAAGGTGTTGATTGGTCGCTGGCTGCTGACGAACCCCAAAATCCTGATCCTCGATGAGCCGACGCGTGGCGTCGACGTAGGCGCGAAGGCTGAGATCCACAGCCTTATCTCCAGGCTCGCAGGTTCCGGCGCAGCGGTCGTCATGATCTCATCCGAACTCCCCGAAGTGCTTGGCATGAGCGACAGGATCATGGTTGTCCACGCGGGCCGCGTGACCGGCATTCTCGGTCGCCATGAAGCCGACCAGCACAAGATCATGGAGCTAGCATCGGCATGA
- a CDS encoding ABC transporter permease — protein sequence MKKRELSVEFSMLAVLLGIALVFEILGWIYMGQSFLANKPRLSIIVLQVSVVGVIAIGVTQVIIAGGIDLSSGSIAGLVAMVSASLAQASFNDAAVYPKLTDLPAILPILAGLAVGLAAGAVNGIIIAKEKIPSFIVTLGMMVSARGLTQWYTDGVPVAMLTPQFTWLARSFNVLGFPVPMPVIVFLALAVICHIALGYTRYGKFTYAIGANALAARVSGINISSHLIKVYAVAGILSGLAGVMTAARAASGQPGMGSGYELDAIAGAVIGGASLAGGTGSIGGTVIGTLILGVVTSGFTFLGVGTYYQDIIKGTIIVGAVVVDQRRRQA from the coding sequence ATGAAAAAGCGCGAGCTTTCGGTTGAATTCTCGATGCTGGCGGTGTTGTTGGGCATCGCGCTGGTGTTTGAGATCCTGGGTTGGATTTACATGGGCCAATCGTTTCTGGCCAACAAACCCAGACTTTCCATTATCGTCCTGCAGGTCTCCGTCGTCGGCGTCATTGCAATCGGGGTGACGCAGGTCATCATCGCCGGCGGAATCGATCTTTCCTCGGGCTCGATCGCAGGTCTGGTTGCGATGGTCTCAGCCTCATTGGCGCAGGCCTCGTTCAACGACGCGGCGGTTTACCCCAAGCTGACCGACCTGCCGGCAATCTTGCCGATACTGGCAGGTCTGGCGGTTGGTCTGGCTGCCGGCGCGGTCAACGGGATCATCATAGCCAAAGAGAAGATACCTTCCTTCATTGTCACCCTGGGTATGATGGTCTCGGCGCGGGGCCTCACTCAGTGGTACACAGACGGCGTTCCGGTTGCCATGTTGACCCCTCAATTCACCTGGCTGGCGAGAAGCTTCAACGTGCTGGGCTTCCCTGTGCCAATGCCAGTCATTGTCTTTCTTGCCCTGGCAGTGATTTGCCACATCGCGCTCGGCTACACGCGATACGGCAAATTCACGTATGCAATTGGCGCCAATGCATTGGCGGCACGCGTCTCAGGTATCAATATCAGCAGCCACCTGATCAAGGTGTATGCCGTGGCCGGGATACTTTCCGGACTGGCGGGCGTCATGACTGCCGCCCGTGCCGCATCTGGTCAACCTGGCATGGGCTCCGGGTATGAACTTGACGCCATCGCCGGCGCTGTCATTGGCGGGGCTTCTTTGGCCGGGGGGACGGGCAGCATCGGGGGTACGGTCATCGGAACGCTGATCCTAGGTGTCGTGACCTCAGGTTTCACATTCCTTGGTGTCGGGACTTATTACCAAGACATCATCAAGGGCACCATCATCGTCGGGGCGGTCGTCGTCGACCAGCGCCGGCGCCAAGCATGA
- a CDS encoding RidA family protein, with amino-acid sequence MTTAEQRIAELGLVLPKAPKAVTSGYVPWVRTGNTILISGQLPWKDAKTLIHEGSIGAGITVEQAAEACKQATLNSIAQIKDAVGDLERVRCIVRVEGTISYAPGHINETAKALDGASAVVKGIFGDRGLHTRMLYPVPEIVFKSPCIIVLQAEVD; translated from the coding sequence ATGACCACTGCAGAACAACGTATCGCCGAGCTCGGGCTGGTTTTGCCAAAGGCGCCCAAGGCCGTTACATCGGGCTATGTACCCTGGGTAAGAACCGGCAATACGATCCTGATCTCCGGTCAGCTGCCATGGAAGGACGCCAAGACCCTGATCCACGAAGGCTCGATCGGCGCGGGGATCACCGTCGAACAGGCGGCGGAAGCATGCAAGCAGGCTACGTTGAACTCCATCGCGCAGATCAAGGACGCGGTGGGCGATTTGGAGCGTGTGCGCTGCATTGTGCGGGTGGAAGGTACAATCAGCTATGCTCCCGGGCATATCAATGAGACAGCCAAGGCTCTCGACGGTGCTTCGGCGGTCGTGAAGGGCATTTTCGGCGACCGCGGCCTCCACACCCGCATGCTCTATCCGGTCCCGGAGATCGTGTTCAAATCACCCTGTATCATCGTGCTGCAAGCCGAGGTCGATTGA